From the genome of Bacillota bacterium:
ATAAACCGTAAAACACTCCGGCAAAGGTCAAGACAAGCCCGGATATTACAGCAAACTGCTGCATTCTTACACTTCGCACCCCGTTTTGCACATCAGTAATATCCTGCTTTAATTCACTGCGCACCTCAGCCATATCTTTCTTAAACTCGTTACGCAGGTTACTTTCCACCCGGTCCAACCGGTTCAACAGGTAAAAAAACCAGCCTGGCGGCAAGTCCCTGGTATCTTCCCCGGCTGCCGCTATTTCTTTCTTCGTCTCATCATTCACCGGCATCACCTGCCTTCACCTCCCATTGTATTCCAAAATTGAAGGAGCGGCAAGTTAAAATGGAAAATCATCGCCGCCGAAACCACCGGCAACATCGCCATTAGGAGAATCATCCTCTGGCAGCGGCGGTGACTCTACCCCGCCCGACTGGTTCTTCTTGCCGTCCGGGAGGAAAACAACACTCCGTGCCACCACTTCGGCGGCCTTTCTCCGTATTCCCTGAGAGTCATCATAAGATCGGACCTGCAGCCTCCCATCTACAGCCACAAGCCTACCCTTCGAGAGATACCGGCCGCAGTTTTCAGCCTGTGCTCGCCACGCAACAACTTCAAGGAAATCAGCTTCTCTTTTACCCTGGCTGTTGGTGAAGTCCCTGTCCACCGCCAGGGTAAACCTGGCCAACGTATTCCCTGAATCAGTTTTTTTACACTCAGGATCCCTTACAAGACGCCCGATTAGAGTAACTCTGTTCAACACTTCATATACCCCCTATTTTTTAAATAGCCTGTTTGTATTACTGTTTCATGTCGGATTCATTGAGTACTATTCTAAGAAGCCTAAAAAGCCCTCCCAGTAGTAATCACAATCCCTACATTCGATCACACAATAATACTGCCCATAGTCATAGTCAGGCTCCTTGGACACAATTTGACTTTGTCCACATCCACATCCTACTATCAGCGTAATATTGGCTCACTCCTTTACTTGGTTTCAAAACACTCTTTCGGATACCCTAAATATAAAAAAGCCCGCAGGTAAAAACTAAGCGGACATTCCTAACTATCGCATTCTTTTTTAAACTCAAACCGGCTTTTTACACACAACACATGGCAACTAAAAACGCACTGCGGCCAACATCCCCGTATATAAAGGATGATGGTCTGCACCGCTCTCATTAAAGAAGTAATAACCACCGTAATTGTGTGAATGCTCAATACGCCCGAACTGCCAGCCATTATCCTCATTGCCATCATCAGCCACAAACACTTCTACAGCACTGCCGCAGCTGAGCTCGAAGGAATCACTGCCAGAAACCAGCGCAAACCGGCCGTTGGAACGCATTTCCAACTTTCCTTCCGTCCGTGGTTTCAAGTAATACCGAATCCTTCTGTGTAAACCCGAGACATCATCGGCTTCCTTCCCTTCACAACGCCTTATAATGTCTATCAACTCCGCCTGCTCAACTCCCCGCAAATTATCAATGTGAATATAAAGCTTTGATATCTGTTCCATCTTAGACAGAACCCGGGACAATAAACTTTCAAACTCTTGAACTTCTTTCAAAATATTAGCCTCGGACTCCAATGCATCACGCACATCATTTGTACCAGAACCATTTGTCAGGTTCCCGCTCTCTAAGACCTTCTTACTCATCAATACTCCCCCTTACTGCTGTTCTATAAAGCTCCATAAGCGGTGCCGACGTATGAAGCAATTCTTTCTCCACCAGTCCTTTGTCACCGCTTAGCACCGCCTCCATCAGGTGCCCCATATGAGTAGCCGCTATAGCAACCCACTCAATTTCCGGCCGCTCTTGGTCGCCGTGCATCATCCGGTTAAGCAGAACCTGCAATTCCACCTTATCAACAAAACTCGCCGTAACACTTTTTTGCATAACACTCATTCTCGTAACCTCCCTCGTTTTTTGCTTTCAAAACAAAAAAAGGACAAGTGCAAATAAACACTTGTCCTTAAACTCGTTAATTTTATTAAATTAAAACGCACCTATAAAAGGTAAGGTTTTTCCCAAAACACACCAACGGCCCAAGAGCCATGGTAAATCAATAACATATTTCAGCCCGTAAGCCGAAATGATTCATGAAACATACTTCTGGCCCAAAGGCCGAAGTCAAAGTGAACAACAATTCTTATGAGAAATAGTACCACACCGTTCAGATAATATCAACAAAAATCTCATATTTAACCATAATCATCTTACCCATAACACCATCAACCAGATTATTTATATATCACACGTTTCCCTGCAGCCTTTTAATCTTTTGATATAAATCTCTTATATTTTTTCCCAGTCTTTCTGACTTATTCCCGCTTGCTTCAAAATCAGCTTCAATAAAGAAACTCCGATATCACCCCCAAGCGGATTTGGAATACGAAGCTTCAACTGCCCCTTTTGCCATGAACTGATGGCGGTCACCACTTATGGTCCTTTAAAACCAAACAAGCGCAGTCGTCGTATCAATTCTTTTCGGCTAACCGGTTTCATGCTTCATCCGTCACCCTATTTAAATCAATACCCCCAAGTTGTGGCAAGGGGTCATAATCTCTTAGTTTTAACAACAACCATTCTTCCAGCACTTCTTGTAGTACTGACCGGCACTGTTCCAATGTTTCCTCATTTGCCCAGACTCCGGGGCATTTCTTGATGTCACAGTAATAACTTCCGTCTTCCAGCAGTTTATAGTTAGCTTCTTTTATGGCGTTTACCAGATAACTGCTAAGTACAGGCATCCAGTCCCTCCTGTATTATTTCTTACCAAGATAATACCACCTGGTTTACCGCCAGGCAATTCTTCTCTCATTTATTTGTATCTTAATTGCGGATTATCACACCTTAACAAGCTCAAGCATCCTACTCAAAAACCATCATATCTATAAAATTGTTTAACCTATCAGCACGTTCCTTAGCAGCCTTTTGGGTCTATTTTTATATCAATTTTCAAGACATCTCCTTCTTTTATCCTATCAGGAGAGAGGGATTTAGG
Proteins encoded in this window:
- a CDS encoding type II toxin-antitoxin system HicB family antitoxin; this encodes MPVLSSYLVNAIKEANYKLLEDGSYYCDIKKCPGVWANEETLEQCRSVLQEVLEEWLLLKLRDYDPLPQLGGIDLNRVTDEA
- a CDS encoding single-stranded DNA-binding protein — encoded protein: MLNRVTLIGRLVRDPECKKTDSGNTLARFTLAVDRDFTNSQGKREADFLEVVAWRAQAENCGRYLSKGRLVAVDGRLQVRSYDDSQGIRRKAAEVVARSVVFLPDGKKNQSGGVESPPLPEDDSPNGDVAGGFGGDDFPF